A single region of the Aurantiacibacter sp. MUD11 genome encodes:
- a CDS encoding acetyl-CoA carboxylase biotin carboxyl carrier protein → MSLTGKDVAEISRLLGESQFNSLDLKMGDFRLRIRRDGGGGGRWVADEDEVAEAAPVPTPAPASAPTPVAAAASGEVDVPAPLLGNFYAAPRPGEDPFVAVGDKVEPDTVVGIIEVMKLMNSVRAGVSGTVVAVLAENGSAIEKGQPIIRVKTD, encoded by the coding sequence GTGAGCCTGACCGGCAAGGACGTCGCCGAGATTTCCCGGCTGCTGGGTGAATCCCAGTTCAACTCGCTCGACCTGAAGATGGGCGATTTCCGCCTGCGCATCCGCCGTGATGGCGGCGGCGGTGGCCGCTGGGTCGCTGACGAGGACGAAGTGGCCGAGGCCGCCCCCGTGCCGACCCCGGCACCTGCCAGCGCGCCGACACCCGTTGCAGCTGCGGCCAGCGGCGAGGTCGACGTGCCCGCCCCGCTGCTCGGCAACTTCTATGCCGCCCCGCGGCCGGGCGAGGATCCCTTCGTGGCCGTGGGCGACAAGGTGGAACCGGATACCGTCGTCGGCATCATCGAGGTGATGAAGCTGATGAACTCGGTGCGCGCAGGCGTGTCGGGCACGGTCGTCGCGGTACTGGCGGAGAACGGCAGCGCCATCGAGAAGGGCCAGCCGATCATCCGGGTGAAGACCGACTGA
- a CDS encoding helix-turn-helix domain-containing protein: MTRATATDDQSWTSQGLARPEALREWRDWAASTIAPIEVEVFDADAFAAQWVSHGIGQLRLLHLHAPAQRVTHTGADQAAMRAAPSIQLVYAREGALHTKMGGREFVVEPGQFVLLDNTRFYQMEMTTPHECIDLMMPQSWLERHLPDPGALLARPFDAHKGWGAPLGALLETILSDGLDNASLPRPMIAEQLGTLLAMATGFEDRGGSSRHRGQLARRILRRIERGYADPDLSPQGVATEVGISTRYLQSLLAAAGTSFVQELNATRLERASDLLGDPRFRNLPVSEVAYRTGFLDPGYFTRLFRKRFGITPREWRAGHAPQP, from the coding sequence ATGACGCGTGCAACCGCCACCGACGACCAGAGCTGGACCAGCCAGGGCCTCGCCCGGCCGGAAGCGCTGCGCGAATGGCGCGACTGGGCGGCCTCCACCATCGCCCCGATCGAGGTGGAGGTGTTCGATGCCGACGCCTTCGCCGCGCAATGGGTGAGTCACGGCATCGGCCAGCTGCGGCTGCTGCACCTGCACGCCCCGGCGCAGCGGGTGACACACACGGGGGCGGACCAGGCGGCCATGCGTGCCGCGCCATCGATCCAGCTGGTCTATGCCCGCGAAGGGGCGCTCCACACCAAGATGGGCGGCCGCGAATTCGTGGTGGAGCCGGGACAGTTCGTGCTGCTCGACAACACCCGTTTCTACCAGATGGAGATGACCACCCCGCACGAGTGCATCGACCTGATGATGCCGCAATCATGGCTGGAGCGGCACCTGCCCGACCCCGGCGCGCTGCTGGCGCGCCCGTTCGATGCCCATAAAGGCTGGGGCGCACCGCTGGGCGCACTGCTGGAAACGATCCTGAGCGACGGGCTCGACAATGCCTCGCTGCCACGGCCGATGATTGCCGAACAGCTGGGCACCTTGCTGGCCATGGCCACGGGGTTCGAGGATCGCGGCGGCTCCTCACGCCATCGCGGGCAGCTGGCGCGGCGCATCCTGCGACGGATAGAGCGCGGCTATGCCGACCCGGACCTGTCGCCGCAGGGCGTGGCCACCGAGGTAGGCATTTCGACGCGCTACCTGCAATCGCTGCTGGCGGCGGCGGGCACCAGCTTCGTGCAGGAACTCAACGCCACGCGGCTGGAGCGGGCGAGCGACCTGCTGGGCGACCCGCGGTTCCGGAACCTGCCGGTGTCCGAGGTTGCCTATCGCACGGGTTTCCTCGATCCGGGCTACTTCACCCGCCTGTTCCGCAAGCGGTTCGGCATCACCCCGCGCGAATGGCGCGCGGGCCACGCGCCGCAGCCCTGA
- a CDS encoding PEP-utilizing enzyme, which yields MSSEAKSFPMPSSLEVTPGTEEAQAAYPYYCQFQPEDDERFWFYNSMHFPEPMHHFDMITAEAAYCALGAFNTRVHVLPTTKGIDHRIINGRVYIGGVPVTDPAEIEARAAEFQQRGFYYYEHWEKLYDQWKEKMKALIKEAQELPKPTLPDLEPIETTHSGKGIAANHALIETYRKQLNGYYQMWHHHFEFLLLGYGAYLTFFDFCKKAFPEISDQAISRMVAGMEAEIFRPDEEVKRLARRAVELGVDQHFTPDMDIDAVLADLDKVGNAGKEWLGELETSRNPWFNVNVGDGFYHYHRSWNDDLSMPFAALPGYIEKIKAGENIERPMDQLVEERNQLVADYRELLDTEEDKATYDQLIELAHRVFPYVEGHKFYCEHWYTNLFFNKIREFGALLAEHGYWEKEEDVFHLTHYELESAIVDLMLSWSSGSSPIGPSRWPAIVKQRQQAIDSWAGETMPPALGHVPDVIDDPAIVMLWGITRENLDQWLGEGESDPNELRGFAACSGVVEGTARVVKSVKEIDRIQQGDILVCQVTNPTWSPLFQKIGAAVSDIGGSMSHMAIVAREYGLPAVVGTGSATTKIKDGARIRVDGGKGTVTILEQPAAERVLEDA from the coding sequence ATGTCCAGCGAAGCCAAGAGCTTTCCGATGCCCAGCAGCCTGGAGGTTACTCCGGGCACGGAAGAGGCGCAGGCCGCCTATCCCTACTACTGCCAGTTCCAGCCGGAAGACGACGAGCGGTTCTGGTTCTACAACTCGATGCACTTCCCCGAGCCGATGCATCATTTCGACATGATCACGGCGGAAGCGGCCTATTGCGCGCTGGGGGCCTTCAACACCCGCGTCCACGTGCTGCCCACCACCAAGGGGATCGACCACCGCATCATCAACGGCCGCGTCTACATCGGCGGCGTGCCCGTCACCGATCCGGCCGAGATCGAGGCGCGCGCGGCGGAATTCCAGCAGCGCGGCTTCTACTACTACGAGCACTGGGAGAAGCTGTACGACCAGTGGAAAGAGAAGATGAAGGCGCTGATAAAGGAAGCGCAGGAGCTGCCCAAGCCCACGCTGCCTGACCTGGAGCCGATCGAGACCACCCATTCGGGCAAGGGAATCGCCGCCAACCACGCGCTGATCGAGACCTATCGCAAGCAGCTCAATGGCTACTACCAGATGTGGCACCACCACTTCGAGTTCCTGCTGCTGGGCTATGGCGCCTACCTGACCTTCTTCGATTTCTGCAAGAAGGCCTTCCCGGAGATTTCCGACCAGGCAATCAGCCGCATGGTCGCCGGCATGGAAGCCGAGATCTTCCGCCCCGACGAAGAGGTGAAGCGCCTCGCCCGCCGCGCCGTGGAACTGGGCGTGGACCAGCACTTCACGCCGGACATGGATATCGACGCCGTGCTCGCCGATCTCGACAAGGTCGGCAATGCCGGCAAGGAATGGCTGGGCGAGCTGGAGACGAGCCGCAACCCGTGGTTCAACGTCAATGTCGGCGACGGTTTCTACCACTATCACCGCAGCTGGAACGACGACCTGTCGATGCCCTTCGCGGCGCTTCCCGGCTATATCGAGAAGATCAAGGCGGGCGAGAATATCGAGCGGCCGATGGACCAGCTGGTGGAGGAGCGTAACCAGCTCGTCGCCGACTACCGCGAACTGCTCGACACCGAAGAGGACAAGGCAACCTACGACCAGCTGATCGAGCTGGCGCACCGCGTGTTCCCCTATGTCGAGGGGCACAAGTTCTATTGCGAACACTGGTACACGAACCTGTTCTTCAACAAGATCCGCGAATTCGGCGCGCTGCTGGCGGAGCACGGTTACTGGGAGAAGGAGGAAGATGTCTTCCACCTTACCCATTACGAGCTCGAAAGCGCGATCGTCGACCTGATGTTGAGTTGGTCCTCCGGGTCGTCCCCGATTGGGCCGTCTCGCTGGCCCGCTATCGTAAAACAACGGCAACAAGCCATCGATAGCTGGGCCGGCGAGACAATGCCTCCCGCGCTGGGCCACGTGCCCGACGTGATCGACGATCCCGCGATCGTCATGCTGTGGGGCATCACGCGCGAGAACCTCGACCAGTGGCTGGGCGAAGGCGAGTCCGACCCCAACGAACTGCGCGGTTTCGCCGCCTGTTCGGGCGTGGTCGAAGGCACGGCGCGGGTGGTGAAATCCGTCAAGGAAATCGACCGCATCCAGCAGGGCGACATCCTCGTCTGCCAGGTCACGAACCCGACGTGGTCGCCGCTGTTCCAGAAGATCGGCGCGGCGGTGTCCGACATCGGCGGTTCGATGTCGCACATGGCCATCGTGGCGCGCGAATACGGGCTGCCCGCCGTGGTTGGCACCGGTTCCGCCACCACCAAGATCAAGGACGGCGCGCGCATTCGCGTGGACGGCGGCAAGGGCACGGTCACCATCCTGGAGCAACCCGCAGCAGAGCGGGTGCTGGAGGACGCCTGA
- a CDS encoding alpha/beta hydrolase, with protein sequence MKFALGLLVLLIAALFISYWLSPLHTFNTLVPKDGGARKVAASVAFGDDARQALDIYAPANAEGGALPVIVFFYGGSWDSGTRHGYDFAGRALAAQGFVVVIPDYRLVPNVHYPAFVEDGASAVRWVQANIADYGGDASRLVLSGHSAGAYIGAMLAYDDRWLGDARSAVRGFAGLAGPYDFLPLDTAASRAAFGEWPRLEETQPISWVEAGAPPALILTGADDTTVKAHNGRSLAERLTDRDVVAQEVEYAGVDHIDILIAMARPLRGRAPVLHDVAQFARNVAGSSD encoded by the coding sequence ATGAAATTCGCCCTCGGCCTGCTGGTCCTGCTGATAGCCGCGCTGTTCATCTCCTACTGGCTCTCGCCACTGCACACGTTCAACACGCTGGTGCCCAAGGATGGCGGTGCGCGAAAGGTGGCTGCGAGCGTGGCCTTCGGCGACGATGCGCGACAGGCGCTGGATATTTATGCTCCTGCCAATGCCGAGGGCGGCGCCCTGCCGGTGATCGTGTTCTTCTACGGCGGCAGTTGGGACAGCGGCACGCGCCACGGGTACGACTTCGCGGGGCGCGCGCTGGCCGCGCAAGGTTTCGTGGTGGTCATTCCCGATTACCGGCTGGTGCCCAACGTCCACTATCCCGCCTTCGTCGAGGATGGCGCGAGCGCGGTGCGCTGGGTGCAGGCCAATATCGCCGACTATGGCGGCGATGCGAGCCGCCTCGTGCTTTCCGGCCATTCGGCGGGCGCCTATATCGGGGCCATGCTGGCTTACGACGACCGCTGGCTGGGGGACGCGCGCTCCGCCGTGCGCGGCTTTGCCGGGCTGGCCGGGCCGTACGATTTCCTCCCACTCGACACCGCTGCCAGCCGCGCGGCCTTCGGCGAATGGCCAAGGCTGGAGGAAACGCAGCCGATCAGCTGGGTCGAAGCAGGTGCACCACCCGCGCTGATCCTGACCGGAGCCGACGATACCACGGTGAAGGCGCACAATGGTCGTTCGCTGGCGGAAAGGCTGACGGACCGCGACGTGGTGGCGCAAGAGGTGGAGTATGCCGGCGTCGATCACATCGACATCCTGATCGCCATGGCGCGCCCGCTGCGGGGCCGCGCGCCCGTGTTGCACGACGTCGCGCAATTCGCCCGCAATGTCGCGGGTTCGTCCGACTAG
- a CDS encoding helix-turn-helix domain-containing protein — protein MQQGLAELTDKEKEALRLLLGGHDAKSSAAELGLSVHTINDRLRSARRKLGVGSSREAARILGDAEGSTPQIHAPKQLGMGAGGTDEQLSGQSKQRRAILRRIGWLAGGIAVIALITAATMMVFTPASEEPSQEVAAEIASADSRSEQAALAWLAMADAGEWEASWEAAGTMFRGEVTAAQWAEAATSVRDPLGAVTSREVATIQRMDNLPGAPAGDYEVVQFSTAFENAPSATETVIMAEEESGLKVVGYFIR, from the coding sequence ATGCAGCAGGGCCTGGCCGAGCTGACCGACAAGGAAAAGGAGGCCCTGCGCCTGCTGCTGGGCGGGCACGATGCCAAGTCCTCCGCCGCCGAACTCGGCCTGTCGGTGCATACGATCAACGATCGGCTGCGCTCCGCCCGCAGGAAACTGGGGGTCGGCAGCAGCCGCGAGGCCGCAAGAATCTTGGGTGATGCCGAGGGCAGCACACCCCAAATTCATGCACCCAAACAGTTGGGGATGGGCGCTGGCGGGACTGATGAGCAACTATCGGGGCAGTCGAAACAGCGCCGGGCAATCCTTCGCCGGATTGGCTGGCTAGCAGGAGGAATTGCCGTGATTGCCTTGATTACCGCCGCCACCATGATGGTTTTCACCCCCGCCAGCGAGGAGCCCTCGCAGGAGGTCGCTGCCGAAATCGCTTCCGCCGACAGCCGCAGCGAGCAGGCCGCGCTGGCCTGGCTGGCAATGGCCGATGCGGGCGAATGGGAAGCAAGCTGGGAAGCCGCAGGAACCATGTTCCGAGGCGAGGTGACTGCCGCGCAATGGGCGGAAGCTGCGACCTCTGTCCGCGATCCGCTGGGCGCGGTGACCTCGCGCGAAGTCGCCACCATCCAGCGCATGGACAACCTACCGGGCGCGCCGGCCGGTGACTACGAAGTGGTGCAGTTCTCCACCGCCTTCGAAAACGCGCCGAGCGCGACCGAGACGGTGATCATGGCCGAGGAAGAATCCGGCCTGAAAGTCGTCGGATACTTCATCCGCTGA
- a CDS encoding PEP/pyruvate-binding domain-containing protein → MEAVAWFADVGITDRPTVGGKGGSLGELTQAGIDVPPGFVVTTAAFEQFLAKLEASEPIRPQVEALDPNDLGAATKLSEQLRARVMEEPMPAAVEEALKTAHAELCADGQPVAVRSSATTEDAEDASFAGLQDTFLWVLDAENMIERVRECWASLYSVESMTYRRKQDFPEEGVAMAVVVQRMVDAKCAGVMFTRSPTSGDKSVITIEGAWGLGSAVVSGEVTPDKWVLGKITGEISSREISDKHARQVPAEGGGIVEVENEDDVRSAPCLTDDELMALREVGRRIERHYGKPQDIEWALDQDGKVLLLQSRPETVWAMKDAEAKPVKQVEGKAYNHVMTIFGGGNRK, encoded by the coding sequence ATGGAAGCCGTAGCCTGGTTCGCAGATGTAGGCATTACCGACCGCCCCACCGTGGGCGGCAAGGGCGGCTCGCTGGGCGAACTGACCCAGGCGGGCATCGACGTGCCGCCCGGCTTCGTCGTCACCACCGCCGCCTTCGAGCAGTTCCTCGCCAAGCTGGAGGCGAGCGAGCCGATCCGCCCGCAGGTGGAAGCGCTCGATCCCAATGACCTTGGCGCCGCCACGAAACTGTCCGAACAATTGCGCGCGCGGGTAATGGAAGAACCCATGCCTGCCGCGGTGGAAGAGGCGCTCAAGACCGCCCATGCGGAGCTGTGCGCCGACGGCCAGCCGGTGGCCGTGCGTTCGTCCGCCACCACGGAAGATGCCGAGGACGCCAGCTTCGCCGGCCTGCAGGACACCTTCCTCTGGGTGCTCGATGCCGAGAACATGATCGAACGCGTGCGCGAATGCTGGGCCTCGCTCTATTCGGTCGAGTCCATGACCTACCGCCGCAAGCAGGACTTCCCCGAGGAAGGGGTGGCCATGGCCGTGGTGGTGCAGCGCATGGTCGACGCCAAGTGCGCCGGCGTGATGTTCACCCGCAGCCCGACCAGCGGCGACAAGTCGGTGATCACCATCGAAGGCGCATGGGGTCTGGGCAGCGCGGTCGTCTCTGGCGAGGTGACACCCGACAAATGGGTGCTGGGCAAGATCACCGGCGAGATTTCCAGCCGCGAGATTTCCGACAAGCACGCGCGGCAGGTGCCCGCCGAGGGTGGCGGCATCGTCGAGGTGGAGAACGAGGACGACGTGCGTTCCGCACCCTGCCTCACCGATGACGAGCTGATGGCCCTGCGCGAGGTCGGCCGCCGGATCGAACGGCATTACGGCAAGCCGCAGGACATCGAATGGGCGCTGGACCAGGACGGCAAGGTGCTGCTGCTGCAATCGCGCCCCGAAACCGTCTGGGCGATGAAGGATGCCGAGGCGAAGCCGGTGAAGCAGGTGGAAGGCAAGGCCTACAACCACGTGATGACCATCTTTGGCGGGGGCAATCGCAAGTGA
- a CDS encoding CaiB/BaiF CoA transferase family protein produces the protein MSEAPLKGIKVVELARILAGPFAGQVLADLGAEVHKVESPEGDDTRKWGPPFLDRADGSKDAAYFHAANRGKDTIIADFNRADDKAKVLELIRDADVLIENFKTGSLDKFGLDYESLKKINPRLVYCSITGFGHDGPYAARAGYDFIVQGMSGIMDLTGFPDGPPTKIGMAYADIMTGLYGVIGIQAALHQRERTGKGQLVDMALFDVMVGTLANQAMNYLASGRSPKRMGNSHPNIVPYEAFEAKDGWLIVAVGNDRQFARFAEAIDLPLREEWTTNARRVTHRESLSASIAKRIGAMKRDDVLLKMENRGIPAGPINTVKQALNDPQIVARGMVIDLEEEGLKGLRTPIKFSDAELVLGKPSPMLPERDE, from the coding sequence ATGAGCGAAGCACCACTCAAGGGAATCAAGGTCGTCGAACTGGCGCGCATCCTTGCCGGGCCGTTTGCCGGGCAAGTGCTGGCCGATCTGGGCGCCGAAGTGCACAAGGTCGAAAGCCCGGAGGGCGACGACACCCGCAAGTGGGGGCCGCCCTTCCTCGACCGCGCCGACGGATCGAAGGACGCGGCCTATTTCCACGCCGCCAACCGCGGCAAGGACACGATCATTGCCGACTTCAACCGCGCCGACGACAAGGCGAAGGTGCTGGAGCTGATCCGCGATGCCGACGTGCTGATCGAGAACTTCAAGACCGGCTCGCTCGACAAGTTCGGCCTCGACTACGAGAGCCTGAAGAAGATCAACCCGCGCCTCGTCTATTGTTCCATTACCGGGTTCGGTCACGACGGGCCCTACGCCGCGCGCGCCGGGTACGACTTCATCGTGCAGGGCATGAGCGGGATCATGGACCTGACCGGTTTCCCCGACGGCCCGCCGACCAAGATCGGCATGGCCTATGCCGACATCATGACCGGTCTCTACGGCGTGATCGGCATCCAGGCGGCGCTGCACCAGCGTGAGCGGACCGGGAAGGGTCAGCTGGTCGACATGGCCCTGTTCGACGTGATGGTGGGCACGCTGGCCAACCAGGCGATGAACTACCTCGCCAGCGGCCGCAGTCCGAAGCGCATGGGCAATTCGCACCCCAATATCGTTCCCTACGAGGCGTTCGAGGCGAAGGACGGCTGGCTGATCGTGGCGGTCGGCAACGATCGCCAGTTCGCCCGCTTCGCCGAGGCCATCGACCTGCCCCTGCGCGAGGAATGGACGACCAATGCCCGTCGCGTGACGCACCGGGAATCGCTTTCCGCCTCCATCGCCAAGCGCATCGGCGCGATGAAGCGCGACGACGTGCTGCTGAAGATGGAGAACCGCGGCATTCCCGCGGGGCCGATCAACACGGTGAAGCAGGCGCTGAACGACCCGCAGATCGTTGCCCGCGGCATGGTGATCGACCTCGAGGAAGAGGGGCTGAAAGGCCTGCGCACGCCGATCAAGTTTTCCGACGCTGAACTGGTGCTGGGCAAGCCTTCGCCCATGCTGCCGGAGCGGGACGAATAG
- a CDS encoding aldehyde dehydrogenase family protein, translating into MTDQPTAADLSDDIRRVFEAQQANQWNVKASDAATRRAKLEKLKAAVEKHADDIVTAVLKDTRKPEGEIRVTEVMNIVGNIQLNIDELEEWMKPTPVTPSKSETDKAMIIPEARGVCLILGPWNFPLGLTLGPVAAAVAAGNCCMVKLTDLCPNVAKVAKVIIEECFDENEVAVFEGDVSVAEALLELPFNHIFFTGSTRVGKIVMAAAAKHLSTVTLELGGKSPVIIDEGADVAPIAAALAGAKQFNGGQACICPDYVFVPEDKQGELVEGFRTNVQNNLYKDGEIDKSAIAQIVNKANFDRVKGMVDDAVAKGATVAVGGQMDEEDLTIHPTMLTNVTPQMKIMQDEIFAPVLPVMTYDNLDQVVDYIEARDKPLALYMFSPSEENMDKVLKRTSSGGTTLNGVFSHYLENRLPFGGVNGSGMGSYHGYFGFKEFSHHRAVYQHMAA; encoded by the coding sequence ATGACTGACCAACCTACCGCCGCCGACCTTTCCGACGACATTCGCCGCGTCTTCGAGGCGCAGCAGGCCAACCAGTGGAACGTGAAGGCCAGCGACGCCGCCACGCGCCGCGCCAAGCTGGAGAAGCTGAAGGCCGCCGTCGAGAAGCATGCCGACGACATCGTCACCGCCGTGCTGAAGGACACGCGCAAGCCCGAGGGCGAAATCCGCGTGACCGAGGTGATGAACATCGTCGGCAATATCCAGCTCAACATCGACGAGCTGGAAGAATGGATGAAGCCGACGCCGGTGACCCCGTCCAAGTCGGAAACCGACAAGGCGATGATCATTCCGGAAGCGCGCGGCGTGTGCCTGATCCTGGGCCCGTGGAACTTCCCGCTCGGCCTCACGCTCGGCCCGGTGGCCGCAGCCGTGGCAGCGGGCAACTGCTGCATGGTCAAGCTGACCGACCTGTGCCCGAACGTGGCGAAGGTGGCCAAGGTCATCATCGAGGAATGCTTCGACGAGAACGAAGTCGCCGTGTTCGAAGGTGACGTTTCGGTTGCCGAGGCGCTGCTGGAACTGCCCTTCAACCACATCTTCTTCACTGGCAGCACCCGTGTCGGCAAGATCGTGATGGCGGCAGCTGCCAAGCATCTTTCCACCGTCACGCTGGAACTGGGCGGCAAGAGCCCCGTCATCATCGACGAGGGCGCGGACGTGGCCCCCATCGCCGCTGCGCTGGCGGGCGCCAAGCAGTTTAATGGTGGGCAGGCCTGCATCTGCCCCGACTATGTCTTCGTGCCCGAGGACAAGCAGGGCGAACTGGTGGAGGGCTTCCGCACCAATGTGCAGAACAACCTCTACAAGGACGGCGAGATCGACAAGAGCGCCATCGCGCAGATCGTCAACAAGGCGAACTTCGACCGCGTGAAGGGCATGGTGGACGACGCCGTGGCCAAGGGCGCGACCGTGGCCGTGGGCGGGCAGATGGACGAGGAAGACCTCACCATCCACCCCACCATGCTGACCAACGTCACCCCGCAGATGAAGATCATGCAGGACGAGATCTTCGCCCCCGTGCTGCCGGTGATGACCTATGACAACCTCGACCAGGTGGTCGATTACATCGAGGCGCGCGACAAGCCGCTGGCGCTGTACATGTTCAGCCCCAGCGAGGAGAACATGGACAAGGTGCTGAAGCGTACCAGCTCGGGCGGCACCACGCTGAACGGCGTGTTCTCGCACTACCTCGAAAACCGCCTGCCCTTCGGCGGCGTCAACGGTAGCGGCATGGGCAGCTATCACGGCTATTTCGGCTTCAAGGAATTCAGCCACCACCGCGCCGTGTACCAGCACATGGCGGCCTAA
- a CDS encoding OsmC family protein — MAGHENILGADPRPSFFPVEHGSDLLAPPPDRLGQAVRFAARSLSVMQKEGLVASSASGQVWRLVSDEGAYLDGFNEAPCPLSFLTVGMVSSYMTELLALAQQRGITLRRVELVQDNYYTMKGSALKGTMTGGAKDIELEARIDSDADADTLRALVYDAVAASPLNGLMRGEKDSLFTLTHKGRQVIPDKAKPVQRDVPPDPADLIEGVHPLSAEEMPRRAGMSPLTDEATSSQGSSLAEEQDRVLHIRGICTLREDGVKQVEQQLFNPHGSIFHFLCDEEGRAPDAISYMAAGIGFCFMTQLGRYAKIAKKHLDAYNIVQDIHFSPGGASGGTGEAGKADPVETHVYLHSDENAEFARAALDMGEQTCFLHAFCRTDLKARVKVVKG, encoded by the coding sequence GTGGCCGGGCACGAGAACATCCTTGGCGCCGATCCGCGCCCGTCGTTTTTCCCGGTGGAGCATGGCTCCGACCTGCTCGCCCCGCCGCCTGACCGGCTGGGCCAGGCCGTCCGCTTTGCCGCGCGTTCGCTGTCGGTCATGCAGAAGGAGGGGCTGGTCGCCTCCTCCGCCAGCGGGCAGGTGTGGCGGCTGGTCTCTGACGAGGGCGCCTATCTCGACGGCTTCAACGAGGCGCCGTGCCCCCTCAGCTTCCTCACCGTCGGCATGGTCTCCAGCTACATGACCGAACTGCTGGCCCTGGCGCAGCAGCGCGGCATCACCCTGCGCCGCGTCGAACTGGTGCAGGACAACTACTACACGATGAAGGGCAGCGCGCTGAAAGGCACGATGACCGGCGGCGCCAAGGACATCGAGCTGGAAGCGCGGATCGACAGCGATGCCGATGCCGACACGCTGCGGGCGCTGGTCTACGATGCGGTCGCAGCTTCGCCGCTCAACGGGCTGATGCGCGGGGAGAAGGACTCGCTGTTCACGCTGACCCACAAGGGTCGGCAGGTGATCCCCGACAAGGCCAAGCCCGTGCAGCGCGACGTGCCGCCCGATCCGGCGGACCTAATCGAGGGCGTCCACCCGCTCTCCGCCGAAGAGATGCCGCGCCGCGCGGGGATGAGCCCGCTGACCGACGAGGCGACGTCGTCACAAGGCTCGTCGCTGGCGGAGGAGCAGGATCGCGTGCTGCACATTCGCGGCATCTGCACTCTGCGCGAAGACGGGGTGAAGCAGGTCGAACAGCAATTGTTCAATCCGCACGGCTCGATCTTCCATTTCCTCTGCGACGAGGAAGGCCGCGCGCCCGATGCGATCAGCTACATGGCGGCAGGCATCGGCTTCTGCTTCATGACCCAGCTGGGCCGCTATGCGAAGATCGCGAAGAAGCACCTCGATGCCTACAACATCGTGCAGGACATCCACTTCTCGCCCGGCGGGGCGAGTGGCGGGACCGGGGAGGCGGGCAAGGCCGACCCCGTGGAAACCCACGTCTACCTGCACAGCGACGAGAACGCGGAATTCGCGCGCGCCGCGCTGGATATGGGCGAGCAGACCTGCTTCCTCCACGCTTTCTGCCGCACCGACCTGAAGGCGCGGGTGAAGGTGGTGAAGGGTTGA
- a CDS encoding amidohydrolase family protein, with translation MGSKCRLIACEEAWSIPEVAEELRKIARSPTQSSDKLLVGGIYDADHDTTGYGKMNFLHGLKDIEEQRLPQMDQYGVDMHLLTLTAPGVQMFDADTATDLAALSNDRMAEICAKWPKRFAGLASFAPHSPKRAAKEVERAMTELKLNGLVVNSHTNGDYFDDYRFWPILEAAEAHNATIYIHPRGPSDTLKGPLMDYAMDSAMWAYGVEVGTNMLRMMAGGVFDRFPNLKICVGHMGEMVPFFIWRINFMNSRAQKVGRAPKTERSMEEYFRDNFVFTTSGVEDHLALRYAIDRMGIDNVIWAIDYPYQPMEPAVKFIETFECTDAERHALCHGNAERVFHIAPE, from the coding sequence GTGGGAAGCAAGTGTCGCCTGATCGCCTGTGAGGAAGCCTGGTCGATCCCGGAGGTTGCCGAGGAACTGCGCAAGATCGCTCGCAGCCCGACGCAAAGCTCGGACAAGCTGCTGGTCGGCGGCATCTACGATGCCGACCATGACACCACCGGCTACGGCAAGATGAACTTCCTCCACGGCCTGAAGGACATCGAGGAACAGCGCCTGCCGCAGATGGACCAGTACGGCGTCGACATGCACCTGCTGACGCTGACGGCGCCGGGCGTGCAGATGTTCGATGCCGATACCGCCACCGATCTCGCCGCGCTGAGCAATGACCGCATGGCCGAAATCTGCGCCAAGTGGCCCAAGCGGTTTGCCGGCCTGGCCAGCTTCGCCCCGCATTCGCCCAAGCGCGCCGCCAAGGAAGTCGAACGGGCGATGACCGAGCTCAAGCTGAACGGCCTGGTGGTCAATTCGCACACCAACGGCGACTATTTCGACGATTACCGCTTCTGGCCGATCCTGGAGGCGGCGGAGGCGCACAACGCCACCATCTACATCCACCCGCGCGGCCCGTCGGACACGCTCAAGGGCCCGCTGATGGACTATGCCATGGATAGCGCCATGTGGGCTTACGGCGTGGAAGTGGGCACCAACATGCTGCGGATGATGGCGGGCGGCGTGTTCGATCGCTTCCCCAACCTGAAGATCTGCGTCGGCCACATGGGCGAAATGGTGCCTTTCTTCATCTGGCGCATCAATTTCATGAACAGCCGCGCCCAGAAGGTGGGGCGCGCGCCCAAGACCGAACGCAGCATGGAAGAATACTTCCGCGACAACTTCGTCTTCACGACCTCGGGCGTGGAGGACCACCTCGCGCTGCGCTACGCCATCGATCGCATGGGCATCGACAACGTCATCTGGGCGATCGACTACCCGTACCAGCCGATGGAACCGGCGGTGAAGTTCATCGAAACCTTCGAGTGCACCGACGCGGAACGCCACGCGCTTTGCCACGGCAATGCCGAACGGGTGTTCCATATCGCGCCGGAGTAG